The Salvelinus namaycush isolate Seneca chromosome 38, SaNama_1.0, whole genome shotgun sequence genome includes a window with the following:
- the LOC120032055 gene encoding nuclear respiratory factor 1 isoform X1, producing MEDHNVHQTEHMTTIEEHAVQQVHVATYTDHSMLSADEDSPSSPDDDVYDDSDILHSAGNDEMTAHLAAAGPVGMAAAAAVATGKKRKRPHIFESNPSIRKRQQTRLLRKLRATLDEYTTRVGQQAIVLCISPSKPNALFKVFGAAPLENVVRKYKGMILEDLENALAEHAPPGGELTSELPPLTIDGIPVSVDKMTQAQLRAFIPEMLKYSTGRGKPGWGKESCKPIWWPEDIPWANVRSDVRTEEQKQRVSWTQALRTIVKNCYKQHGREDLLYAFEDQVPQHTAMTTATHSITHLVPSQTVVQTISNPDGTVSLIQVGTGQTVATLADASELPGTVTVAQVNYTVNDGELMCGELSGAKGQSRPHPGGFYTLVMDENMSVCRTLPMEVSPQFIVEQNWATLQGGEMTIQTTQASEANQAVASLAEAAVAASQEMQQGATVTMALNGEAAAHAVATLAEATLQGGGQIVLAGETAAAVGALTGVQDGSGTYHTTPQQLLSGLVQIPVSMYQTVVTSLAQGNRPVQVAMAPVATRIDNTVTLDGQAVEVVTLEQ from the exons ATGGAGGACCACAACGTTCACCAGACCGAGCACATGACCACCATCGAGGAGCACGCCGTGCAGCAGGTACATGTGGCCACGTACACAGATCACAGCATGCTGAGCGCCGACGAGGACTCGCCCTCATCCCCTGACGACGACGTCTATGATGACTCAGACATCCTTCACTCGGCCGGCAATGACGAGATGACCGCGCACCTGGCAGCCGCAG GCCCAGTAGGCATGGCTGCAGCTGCTGCCGTAGCAACGGGCAAGAAACGCAAGAGGCCCCACATCTTCGAGTCCAACCCGTCCATCCGCAAGAGACAACAGACACGCCTTCTGAG GAAACTGCGAGCCACCCTGGATGAGTACACCACCAGAGTTGGCCAACAGGCCATCGTTCTGTGCATCTCTCCCTCCAAACCCAACGCTTTGTTCAAGGTGTTTGGTGCTGCGCCGCTGGAGAATGTG GTGAGGAAGTATAAGGGCATGATCCTGGAGGACCTGGAGAATGCCCTGGCCGAGCACGCACCCCCCGGGGGGGAACTAACCTCTGAGCTGCCCCCCCTCACCATTGACGGCATCCCCGTCTCTGTGGACAAGATGACACAG GCGCAGCTGCGAGCGTTCATCCCAGAGATGCTGAAGTATTCGACGGGCAGGGGCAAGCCTGGCTGGGGCAAGGAGAGCTGCAAGCCCATCTGGTGGCCAGAGGACATCCCCTGGGCCAACGTGCGCAGCGACGTGCGCACTGAGGAACAGAAACAGAGG GTGTCGTGGACGCAGGCGCTGCGGACCATCGTGAAGAACTGCTACAAGCAGCATGGGCGCGAGGACCTGCTGTACGCCTTTGAGGACCAGGTGCCACAGCACACGGCCATGACCACAGCCACCCACAGCATCACCCACCTGGTGCCCTCACAGACCGTGGTGCAGACCATCAGCAACCCCGACGGCACCGTCTCCCTCATACAG GTGGGCACAGGGCAGACGGTGGCCACTCTGGCCGATGCTTCGGAGCTGCCAGGCACAGTGACCGTAGCCCAGGTCAACTACACTGTGAACGACGGAGag TTGATGTGTGGTGAGCTTTCTGGCGCAAAGGGGCAGTCCAGACCACACCCAGGTGGGTTCTACACATTGGTCATGGATGAG AATATGTCGGTGTGTCGCACGTTACCGATGGAGGTGTCGCCACAGTTTATT GTTGAGCAGAACTGGGCGACTCTGCAGGGTGGGGAGATGACCATACAGACCACACAGGCGTCCGAGGCCAATCAGGCGGTCGCGTCCCTCGCCGAGGCCGCTGTCGCCGCCTCCCAGGAGATGCAGCAGGGAGCCACCGTCACCATGGCACTTAACGG TGAGGCTGCGGCCCATGCAGTGGCGACGCTGGCTGAGGCcaccctacagggaggaggtcaaatCGTTCTGGCCGGGGAAACGGCGGCTGCTGTAGGAGCACTGACTGGAGTGCAAGATGGCAGCGGTACGTACCACACAACCCCTCAACAACTATTGTCAG gcctGGTGCAGATCCCAGTCAGCATGTACCAGACGGTGGTTACCAGCCTAGCCCAGGGGAACCGGCCCGTACAAGTGGCCATGGCGCCCGTGGCCACACGCATCGACAACACGGTCACACTGGACGGCCAGGCAGTAGAGGTagtgactctggagcagtga
- the LOC120032055 gene encoding nuclear respiratory factor 1 isoform X4 produces the protein MEDHNVHQTEHMTTIEEHAVQQVHVATYTDHSMLSADEDSPSSPDDDVYDDSDILHSAGNDEMTAHLAAAGPVGMAAAAAVATGKKRKRPHIFESNPSIRKRQQTRLLRKLRATLDEYTTRVGQQAIVLCISPSKPNALFKVFGAAPLENVVRKYKGMILEDLENALAEHAPPGGELTSELPPLTIDGIPVSVDKMTQAQLRAFIPEMLKYSTGRGKPGWGKESCKPIWWPEDIPWANVRSDVRTEEQKQRVSWTQALRTIVKNCYKQHGREDLLYAFEDQVPQHTAMTTATHSITHLVPSQTVVQTISNPDGTVSLIQVGTGQTVATLADASELPGTVTVAQVNYTVNDGENMSVCRTLPMEVSPQFIVEQNWATLQGGEMTIQTTQASEANQAVASLAEAAVAASQEMQQGATVTMALNGEAAAHAVATLAEATLQGGGQIVLAGETAAAVGALTGVQDGSGTYHTTPQQLLSGLVQIPVSMYQTVVTSLAQGNRPVQVAMAPVATRIDNTVTLDGQAVEVVTLEQ, from the exons ATGGAGGACCACAACGTTCACCAGACCGAGCACATGACCACCATCGAGGAGCACGCCGTGCAGCAGGTACATGTGGCCACGTACACAGATCACAGCATGCTGAGCGCCGACGAGGACTCGCCCTCATCCCCTGACGACGACGTCTATGATGACTCAGACATCCTTCACTCGGCCGGCAATGACGAGATGACCGCGCACCTGGCAGCCGCAG GCCCAGTAGGCATGGCTGCAGCTGCTGCCGTAGCAACGGGCAAGAAACGCAAGAGGCCCCACATCTTCGAGTCCAACCCGTCCATCCGCAAGAGACAACAGACACGCCTTCTGAG GAAACTGCGAGCCACCCTGGATGAGTACACCACCAGAGTTGGCCAACAGGCCATCGTTCTGTGCATCTCTCCCTCCAAACCCAACGCTTTGTTCAAGGTGTTTGGTGCTGCGCCGCTGGAGAATGTG GTGAGGAAGTATAAGGGCATGATCCTGGAGGACCTGGAGAATGCCCTGGCCGAGCACGCACCCCCCGGGGGGGAACTAACCTCTGAGCTGCCCCCCCTCACCATTGACGGCATCCCCGTCTCTGTGGACAAGATGACACAG GCGCAGCTGCGAGCGTTCATCCCAGAGATGCTGAAGTATTCGACGGGCAGGGGCAAGCCTGGCTGGGGCAAGGAGAGCTGCAAGCCCATCTGGTGGCCAGAGGACATCCCCTGGGCCAACGTGCGCAGCGACGTGCGCACTGAGGAACAGAAACAGAGG GTGTCGTGGACGCAGGCGCTGCGGACCATCGTGAAGAACTGCTACAAGCAGCATGGGCGCGAGGACCTGCTGTACGCCTTTGAGGACCAGGTGCCACAGCACACGGCCATGACCACAGCCACCCACAGCATCACCCACCTGGTGCCCTCACAGACCGTGGTGCAGACCATCAGCAACCCCGACGGCACCGTCTCCCTCATACAG GTGGGCACAGGGCAGACGGTGGCCACTCTGGCCGATGCTTCGGAGCTGCCAGGCACAGTGACCGTAGCCCAGGTCAACTACACTGTGAACGACGGAGag AATATGTCGGTGTGTCGCACGTTACCGATGGAGGTGTCGCCACAGTTTATT GTTGAGCAGAACTGGGCGACTCTGCAGGGTGGGGAGATGACCATACAGACCACACAGGCGTCCGAGGCCAATCAGGCGGTCGCGTCCCTCGCCGAGGCCGCTGTCGCCGCCTCCCAGGAGATGCAGCAGGGAGCCACCGTCACCATGGCACTTAACGG TGAGGCTGCGGCCCATGCAGTGGCGACGCTGGCTGAGGCcaccctacagggaggaggtcaaatCGTTCTGGCCGGGGAAACGGCGGCTGCTGTAGGAGCACTGACTGGAGTGCAAGATGGCAGCGGTACGTACCACACAACCCCTCAACAACTATTGTCAG gcctGGTGCAGATCCCAGTCAGCATGTACCAGACGGTGGTTACCAGCCTAGCCCAGGGGAACCGGCCCGTACAAGTGGCCATGGCGCCCGTGGCCACACGCATCGACAACACGGTCACACTGGACGGCCAGGCAGTAGAGGTagtgactctggagcagtga
- the LOC120032055 gene encoding nuclear respiratory factor 1 isoform X6: protein MEDHNVHQTEHMTTIEEHAVQQVHVATYTDHSMLSADEDSPSSPDDDVYDDSDILHSAGNDEMTAHLAAAGPVGMAAAAAVATGKKRKRPHIFESNPSIRKRQQTRLLRKLRATLDEYTTRVGQQAIVLCISPSKPNALFKVFGAAPLENVVRKYKGMILEDLENALAEHAPPGGELTSELPPLTIDGIPVSVDKMTQAQLRAFIPEMLKYSTGRGKPGWGKESCKPIWWPEDIPWANVRSDVRTEEQKQRVSWTQALRTIVKNCYKQHGREDLLYAFEDQVPQHTAMTTATHSITHLVPSQTVVQTISNPDGTVSLIQVGTGQTVATLADASELPGTVTVAQVNYTVNDGENWATLQGGEMTIQTTQASEANQAVASLAEAAVAASQEMQQGATVTMALNGEAAAHAVATLAEATLQGGGQIVLAGETAAAVGALTGVQDGSGTYHTTPQQLLSGLVQIPVSMYQTVVTSLAQGNRPVQVAMAPVATRIDNTVTLDGQAVEVVTLEQ, encoded by the exons ATGGAGGACCACAACGTTCACCAGACCGAGCACATGACCACCATCGAGGAGCACGCCGTGCAGCAGGTACATGTGGCCACGTACACAGATCACAGCATGCTGAGCGCCGACGAGGACTCGCCCTCATCCCCTGACGACGACGTCTATGATGACTCAGACATCCTTCACTCGGCCGGCAATGACGAGATGACCGCGCACCTGGCAGCCGCAG GCCCAGTAGGCATGGCTGCAGCTGCTGCCGTAGCAACGGGCAAGAAACGCAAGAGGCCCCACATCTTCGAGTCCAACCCGTCCATCCGCAAGAGACAACAGACACGCCTTCTGAG GAAACTGCGAGCCACCCTGGATGAGTACACCACCAGAGTTGGCCAACAGGCCATCGTTCTGTGCATCTCTCCCTCCAAACCCAACGCTTTGTTCAAGGTGTTTGGTGCTGCGCCGCTGGAGAATGTG GTGAGGAAGTATAAGGGCATGATCCTGGAGGACCTGGAGAATGCCCTGGCCGAGCACGCACCCCCCGGGGGGGAACTAACCTCTGAGCTGCCCCCCCTCACCATTGACGGCATCCCCGTCTCTGTGGACAAGATGACACAG GCGCAGCTGCGAGCGTTCATCCCAGAGATGCTGAAGTATTCGACGGGCAGGGGCAAGCCTGGCTGGGGCAAGGAGAGCTGCAAGCCCATCTGGTGGCCAGAGGACATCCCCTGGGCCAACGTGCGCAGCGACGTGCGCACTGAGGAACAGAAACAGAGG GTGTCGTGGACGCAGGCGCTGCGGACCATCGTGAAGAACTGCTACAAGCAGCATGGGCGCGAGGACCTGCTGTACGCCTTTGAGGACCAGGTGCCACAGCACACGGCCATGACCACAGCCACCCACAGCATCACCCACCTGGTGCCCTCACAGACCGTGGTGCAGACCATCAGCAACCCCGACGGCACCGTCTCCCTCATACAG GTGGGCACAGGGCAGACGGTGGCCACTCTGGCCGATGCTTCGGAGCTGCCAGGCACAGTGACCGTAGCCCAGGTCAACTACACTGTGAACGACGGAGag AACTGGGCGACTCTGCAGGGTGGGGAGATGACCATACAGACCACACAGGCGTCCGAGGCCAATCAGGCGGTCGCGTCCCTCGCCGAGGCCGCTGTCGCCGCCTCCCAGGAGATGCAGCAGGGAGCCACCGTCACCATGGCACTTAACGG TGAGGCTGCGGCCCATGCAGTGGCGACGCTGGCTGAGGCcaccctacagggaggaggtcaaatCGTTCTGGCCGGGGAAACGGCGGCTGCTGTAGGAGCACTGACTGGAGTGCAAGATGGCAGCGGTACGTACCACACAACCCCTCAACAACTATTGTCAG gcctGGTGCAGATCCCAGTCAGCATGTACCAGACGGTGGTTACCAGCCTAGCCCAGGGGAACCGGCCCGTACAAGTGGCCATGGCGCCCGTGGCCACACGCATCGACAACACGGTCACACTGGACGGCCAGGCAGTAGAGGTagtgactctggagcagtga
- the LOC120032055 gene encoding nuclear respiratory factor 1 isoform X2: MEDHNVHQTEHMTTIEEHAVQQVHVATYTDHSMLSADEDSPSSPDDDVYDDSDILHSAGNDEMTAHLAAAGPVGMAAAAAVATGKKRKRPHIFESNPSIRKRQQTRLLRKLRATLDEYTTRVGQQAIVLCISPSKPNALFKVFGAAPLENVVRKYKGMILEDLENALAEHAPPGGELTSELPPLTIDGIPVSVDKMTQAQLRAFIPEMLKYSTGRGKPGWGKESCKPIWWPEDIPWANVRSDVRTEEQKQRVSWTQALRTIVKNCYKQHGREDLLYAFEDQVPQHTAMTTATHSITHLVPSQTVVQTISNPDGTVSLIQVGTGQTVATLADASELPGTVTVAQVNYTVNDGELMCGELSGAKGQSRPHPGGFYTLVMDENMSVCRTLPMEVSPQFINWATLQGGEMTIQTTQASEANQAVASLAEAAVAASQEMQQGATVTMALNGEAAAHAVATLAEATLQGGGQIVLAGETAAAVGALTGVQDGSGTYHTTPQQLLSGLVQIPVSMYQTVVTSLAQGNRPVQVAMAPVATRIDNTVTLDGQAVEVVTLEQ; the protein is encoded by the exons ATGGAGGACCACAACGTTCACCAGACCGAGCACATGACCACCATCGAGGAGCACGCCGTGCAGCAGGTACATGTGGCCACGTACACAGATCACAGCATGCTGAGCGCCGACGAGGACTCGCCCTCATCCCCTGACGACGACGTCTATGATGACTCAGACATCCTTCACTCGGCCGGCAATGACGAGATGACCGCGCACCTGGCAGCCGCAG GCCCAGTAGGCATGGCTGCAGCTGCTGCCGTAGCAACGGGCAAGAAACGCAAGAGGCCCCACATCTTCGAGTCCAACCCGTCCATCCGCAAGAGACAACAGACACGCCTTCTGAG GAAACTGCGAGCCACCCTGGATGAGTACACCACCAGAGTTGGCCAACAGGCCATCGTTCTGTGCATCTCTCCCTCCAAACCCAACGCTTTGTTCAAGGTGTTTGGTGCTGCGCCGCTGGAGAATGTG GTGAGGAAGTATAAGGGCATGATCCTGGAGGACCTGGAGAATGCCCTGGCCGAGCACGCACCCCCCGGGGGGGAACTAACCTCTGAGCTGCCCCCCCTCACCATTGACGGCATCCCCGTCTCTGTGGACAAGATGACACAG GCGCAGCTGCGAGCGTTCATCCCAGAGATGCTGAAGTATTCGACGGGCAGGGGCAAGCCTGGCTGGGGCAAGGAGAGCTGCAAGCCCATCTGGTGGCCAGAGGACATCCCCTGGGCCAACGTGCGCAGCGACGTGCGCACTGAGGAACAGAAACAGAGG GTGTCGTGGACGCAGGCGCTGCGGACCATCGTGAAGAACTGCTACAAGCAGCATGGGCGCGAGGACCTGCTGTACGCCTTTGAGGACCAGGTGCCACAGCACACGGCCATGACCACAGCCACCCACAGCATCACCCACCTGGTGCCCTCACAGACCGTGGTGCAGACCATCAGCAACCCCGACGGCACCGTCTCCCTCATACAG GTGGGCACAGGGCAGACGGTGGCCACTCTGGCCGATGCTTCGGAGCTGCCAGGCACAGTGACCGTAGCCCAGGTCAACTACACTGTGAACGACGGAGag TTGATGTGTGGTGAGCTTTCTGGCGCAAAGGGGCAGTCCAGACCACACCCAGGTGGGTTCTACACATTGGTCATGGATGAG AATATGTCGGTGTGTCGCACGTTACCGATGGAGGTGTCGCCACAGTTTATT AACTGGGCGACTCTGCAGGGTGGGGAGATGACCATACAGACCACACAGGCGTCCGAGGCCAATCAGGCGGTCGCGTCCCTCGCCGAGGCCGCTGTCGCCGCCTCCCAGGAGATGCAGCAGGGAGCCACCGTCACCATGGCACTTAACGG TGAGGCTGCGGCCCATGCAGTGGCGACGCTGGCTGAGGCcaccctacagggaggaggtcaaatCGTTCTGGCCGGGGAAACGGCGGCTGCTGTAGGAGCACTGACTGGAGTGCAAGATGGCAGCGGTACGTACCACACAACCCCTCAACAACTATTGTCAG gcctGGTGCAGATCCCAGTCAGCATGTACCAGACGGTGGTTACCAGCCTAGCCCAGGGGAACCGGCCCGTACAAGTGGCCATGGCGCCCGTGGCCACACGCATCGACAACACGGTCACACTGGACGGCCAGGCAGTAGAGGTagtgactctggagcagtga
- the LOC120032055 gene encoding nuclear respiratory factor 1 isoform X5 translates to MEDHNVHQTEHMTTIEEHAVQQVHVATYTDHSMLSADEDSPSSPDDDVYDDSDILHSAGNDEMTAHLAAAGPVGMAAAAAVATGKKRKRPHIFESNPSIRKRQQTRLLRKLRATLDEYTTRVGQQAIVLCISPSKPNALFKVFGAAPLENVVRKYKGMILEDLENALAEHAPPGGELTSELPPLTIDGIPVSVDKMTQAQLRAFIPEMLKYSTGRGKPGWGKESCKPIWWPEDIPWANVRSDVRTEEQKQRVSWTQALRTIVKNCYKQHGREDLLYAFEDQVPQHTAMTTATHSITHLVPSQTVVQTISNPDGTVSLIQVGTGQTVATLADASELPGTVTVAQVNYTVNDGENMSVCRTLPMEVSPQFINWATLQGGEMTIQTTQASEANQAVASLAEAAVAASQEMQQGATVTMALNGEAAAHAVATLAEATLQGGGQIVLAGETAAAVGALTGVQDGSGTYHTTPQQLLSGLVQIPVSMYQTVVTSLAQGNRPVQVAMAPVATRIDNTVTLDGQAVEVVTLEQ, encoded by the exons ATGGAGGACCACAACGTTCACCAGACCGAGCACATGACCACCATCGAGGAGCACGCCGTGCAGCAGGTACATGTGGCCACGTACACAGATCACAGCATGCTGAGCGCCGACGAGGACTCGCCCTCATCCCCTGACGACGACGTCTATGATGACTCAGACATCCTTCACTCGGCCGGCAATGACGAGATGACCGCGCACCTGGCAGCCGCAG GCCCAGTAGGCATGGCTGCAGCTGCTGCCGTAGCAACGGGCAAGAAACGCAAGAGGCCCCACATCTTCGAGTCCAACCCGTCCATCCGCAAGAGACAACAGACACGCCTTCTGAG GAAACTGCGAGCCACCCTGGATGAGTACACCACCAGAGTTGGCCAACAGGCCATCGTTCTGTGCATCTCTCCCTCCAAACCCAACGCTTTGTTCAAGGTGTTTGGTGCTGCGCCGCTGGAGAATGTG GTGAGGAAGTATAAGGGCATGATCCTGGAGGACCTGGAGAATGCCCTGGCCGAGCACGCACCCCCCGGGGGGGAACTAACCTCTGAGCTGCCCCCCCTCACCATTGACGGCATCCCCGTCTCTGTGGACAAGATGACACAG GCGCAGCTGCGAGCGTTCATCCCAGAGATGCTGAAGTATTCGACGGGCAGGGGCAAGCCTGGCTGGGGCAAGGAGAGCTGCAAGCCCATCTGGTGGCCAGAGGACATCCCCTGGGCCAACGTGCGCAGCGACGTGCGCACTGAGGAACAGAAACAGAGG GTGTCGTGGACGCAGGCGCTGCGGACCATCGTGAAGAACTGCTACAAGCAGCATGGGCGCGAGGACCTGCTGTACGCCTTTGAGGACCAGGTGCCACAGCACACGGCCATGACCACAGCCACCCACAGCATCACCCACCTGGTGCCCTCACAGACCGTGGTGCAGACCATCAGCAACCCCGACGGCACCGTCTCCCTCATACAG GTGGGCACAGGGCAGACGGTGGCCACTCTGGCCGATGCTTCGGAGCTGCCAGGCACAGTGACCGTAGCCCAGGTCAACTACACTGTGAACGACGGAGag AATATGTCGGTGTGTCGCACGTTACCGATGGAGGTGTCGCCACAGTTTATT AACTGGGCGACTCTGCAGGGTGGGGAGATGACCATACAGACCACACAGGCGTCCGAGGCCAATCAGGCGGTCGCGTCCCTCGCCGAGGCCGCTGTCGCCGCCTCCCAGGAGATGCAGCAGGGAGCCACCGTCACCATGGCACTTAACGG TGAGGCTGCGGCCCATGCAGTGGCGACGCTGGCTGAGGCcaccctacagggaggaggtcaaatCGTTCTGGCCGGGGAAACGGCGGCTGCTGTAGGAGCACTGACTGGAGTGCAAGATGGCAGCGGTACGTACCACACAACCCCTCAACAACTATTGTCAG gcctGGTGCAGATCCCAGTCAGCATGTACCAGACGGTGGTTACCAGCCTAGCCCAGGGGAACCGGCCCGTACAAGTGGCCATGGCGCCCGTGGCCACACGCATCGACAACACGGTCACACTGGACGGCCAGGCAGTAGAGGTagtgactctggagcagtga
- the LOC120032055 gene encoding nuclear respiratory factor 1 isoform X3 — MEDHNVHQTEHMTTIEEHAVQQVHVATYTDHSMLSADEDSPSSPDDDVYDDSDILHSAGNDEMTAHLAAAGPVGMAAAAAVATGKKRKRPHIFESNPSIRKRQQTRLLRKLRATLDEYTTRVGQQAIVLCISPSKPNALFKVFGAAPLENVVRKYKGMILEDLENALAEHAPPGGELTSELPPLTIDGIPVSVDKMTQAQLRAFIPEMLKYSTGRGKPGWGKESCKPIWWPEDIPWANVRSDVRTEEQKQRVSWTQALRTIVKNCYKQHGREDLLYAFEDQVPQHTAMTTATHSITHLVPSQTVVQTISNPDGTVSLIQVGTGQTVATLADASELPGTVTVAQVNYTVNDGELMCGELSGAKGQSRPHPGGFYTLVMDENMSVCRTLPMEVSPQFIVEQNWATLQGGEMTIQTTQASEANQAVASLAEAAVAASQEMQQGATVTMALNGEAAAHAVATLAEATLQGGGQIVLAGETAAAVGALTGVQDGSGLVQIPVSMYQTVVTSLAQGNRPVQVAMAPVATRIDNTVTLDGQAVEVVTLEQ; from the exons ATGGAGGACCACAACGTTCACCAGACCGAGCACATGACCACCATCGAGGAGCACGCCGTGCAGCAGGTACATGTGGCCACGTACACAGATCACAGCATGCTGAGCGCCGACGAGGACTCGCCCTCATCCCCTGACGACGACGTCTATGATGACTCAGACATCCTTCACTCGGCCGGCAATGACGAGATGACCGCGCACCTGGCAGCCGCAG GCCCAGTAGGCATGGCTGCAGCTGCTGCCGTAGCAACGGGCAAGAAACGCAAGAGGCCCCACATCTTCGAGTCCAACCCGTCCATCCGCAAGAGACAACAGACACGCCTTCTGAG GAAACTGCGAGCCACCCTGGATGAGTACACCACCAGAGTTGGCCAACAGGCCATCGTTCTGTGCATCTCTCCCTCCAAACCCAACGCTTTGTTCAAGGTGTTTGGTGCTGCGCCGCTGGAGAATGTG GTGAGGAAGTATAAGGGCATGATCCTGGAGGACCTGGAGAATGCCCTGGCCGAGCACGCACCCCCCGGGGGGGAACTAACCTCTGAGCTGCCCCCCCTCACCATTGACGGCATCCCCGTCTCTGTGGACAAGATGACACAG GCGCAGCTGCGAGCGTTCATCCCAGAGATGCTGAAGTATTCGACGGGCAGGGGCAAGCCTGGCTGGGGCAAGGAGAGCTGCAAGCCCATCTGGTGGCCAGAGGACATCCCCTGGGCCAACGTGCGCAGCGACGTGCGCACTGAGGAACAGAAACAGAGG GTGTCGTGGACGCAGGCGCTGCGGACCATCGTGAAGAACTGCTACAAGCAGCATGGGCGCGAGGACCTGCTGTACGCCTTTGAGGACCAGGTGCCACAGCACACGGCCATGACCACAGCCACCCACAGCATCACCCACCTGGTGCCCTCACAGACCGTGGTGCAGACCATCAGCAACCCCGACGGCACCGTCTCCCTCATACAG GTGGGCACAGGGCAGACGGTGGCCACTCTGGCCGATGCTTCGGAGCTGCCAGGCACAGTGACCGTAGCCCAGGTCAACTACACTGTGAACGACGGAGag TTGATGTGTGGTGAGCTTTCTGGCGCAAAGGGGCAGTCCAGACCACACCCAGGTGGGTTCTACACATTGGTCATGGATGAG AATATGTCGGTGTGTCGCACGTTACCGATGGAGGTGTCGCCACAGTTTATT GTTGAGCAGAACTGGGCGACTCTGCAGGGTGGGGAGATGACCATACAGACCACACAGGCGTCCGAGGCCAATCAGGCGGTCGCGTCCCTCGCCGAGGCCGCTGTCGCCGCCTCCCAGGAGATGCAGCAGGGAGCCACCGTCACCATGGCACTTAACGG TGAGGCTGCGGCCCATGCAGTGGCGACGCTGGCTGAGGCcaccctacagggaggaggtcaaatCGTTCTGGCCGGGGAAACGGCGGCTGCTGTAGGAGCACTGACTGGAGTGCAAGATGGCAGCG gcctGGTGCAGATCCCAGTCAGCATGTACCAGACGGTGGTTACCAGCCTAGCCCAGGGGAACCGGCCCGTACAAGTGGCCATGGCGCCCGTGGCCACACGCATCGACAACACGGTCACACTGGACGGCCAGGCAGTAGAGGTagtgactctggagcagtga